In Chitinivibrionales bacterium, the following proteins share a genomic window:
- a CDS encoding WecB/TagA/CpsF family glycosyltransferase: MSNIIDGVLGVSYFAGSFSDAMQTILSLASETGESKYSVFTPNVHHVYLIQKNEKLRQAYQSGSICLLDGMPLVWALRIFARKNVQKISGSDMFVCLFKEAIKRGMKVCLLGGTPGVAEKAASILLKAKEDKGLILTYSPPFGFEKSVLEDQKVINEINRFSPNILFVAFGAPKQEIWIYEHLSKLSVKMAMGVGGSFDFVAGVQKRAPIFMQNIGLEWLFRLICDPRRLWKRYLITNTFFIRLLITEAIKRMIFRKATNIQC; the protein is encoded by the coding sequence ATGAGCAACATCATCGATGGAGTCCTGGGCGTTTCCTATTTTGCTGGCTCATTTTCTGATGCGATGCAAACCATCCTTTCCCTTGCATCTGAAACGGGTGAATCCAAGTATTCGGTATTTACACCGAACGTGCACCATGTGTATCTCATTCAAAAGAATGAGAAATTGAGACAAGCATATCAATCTGGTTCGATCTGCCTTCTTGATGGCATGCCCTTGGTTTGGGCACTCAGGATTTTCGCTAGAAAAAACGTCCAAAAGATTTCCGGGTCCGATATGTTTGTTTGCCTTTTTAAAGAAGCAATCAAAAGGGGCATGAAAGTATGCCTTCTTGGCGGTACACCGGGAGTGGCCGAGAAAGCAGCAAGTATTCTTCTTAAGGCAAAAGAGGATAAGGGGCTTATTTTGACTTATTCTCCGCCATTTGGTTTTGAAAAATCTGTTCTGGAAGACCAAAAGGTAATAAACGAAATTAACCGTTTTTCCCCAAACATTCTATTCGTTGCTTTCGGTGCCCCAAAGCAAGAGATATGGATCTATGAGCACCTAAGCAAATTAAGTGTAAAAATGGCGATGGGAGTTGGTGGCTCCTTTGACTTTGTTGCCGGAGTACAAAAACGGGCTCCGATTTTCATGCAAAATATTGGATTAGAGTGGTTGTTCCGATTAATATGTGATCCCAGACGTTTGTGGAAACGGTATCTTATCACTAATACATTCTTTATCCGGCTTCTAATAACAGAAGCAATCAAGAGAATGATTTTCAGGAAAGCGACGAACATCCAATGCTAG
- a CDS encoding glycosyltransferase, protein MEYQENIIGSKNALVSILIASYNHEKYIGDCLNSILKDRYTNKEIIIIDDGSTDNSVREINNWIRNNETRIKVDFTHRPNKGVTKTLNELVTRSSGIFICFVGSDDMLTEDSIQVRLDVLSANPNKMAVIGDAKVINPEGDIILNSAIEFWKGHKEDFMSDEKLRYMVVSKWSVPGPVLMVNRRIYDIIGLYPEDLTVEDLDFFLRAIGRDLVMFLDHIVAYYRILETSLCRNNIYSRDKIKSIIKSYWRNIHLFKLRYKIRILRNILLGLRDLLSICKNVQ, encoded by the coding sequence ATGGAATATCAAGAAAATATTATAGGTAGCAAAAATGCATTGGTTTCTATTCTAATAGCCAGTTATAATCACGAAAAATATATTGGGGATTGTTTAAATAGTATATTGAAAGACAGATACACAAACAAAGAAATAATAATTATTGATGACGGTTCTACCGACAATTCAGTAAGAGAAATTAATAATTGGATTAGAAATAATGAAACAAGAATAAAAGTTGACTTTACCCATCGCCCTAACAAAGGCGTCACCAAAACATTAAATGAGTTGGTTACTCGTTCTTCAGGTATATTTATCTGCTTCGTGGGCAGTGATGATATGCTTACAGAAGATAGCATTCAAGTTAGGCTTGATGTATTATCTGCCAATCCTAATAAAATGGCTGTTATTGGAGATGCAAAGGTAATAAACCCGGAGGGTGACATAATTCTGAATAGTGCTATAGAGTTTTGGAAAGGACATAAGGAAGACTTCATGTCTGATGAAAAGCTCAGATACATGGTTGTTTCAAAATGGTCAGTGCCAGGGCCTGTTTTAATGGTAAATAGAAGGATTTACGATATTATAGGGTTATATCCTGAAGATCTAACAGTAGAAGATCTGGACTTTTTTCTTAGAGCTATCGGCAGAGATTTAGTAATGTTCTTAGATCATATTGTTGCATATTATCGAATTCTTGAAACAAGCCTTTGTCGAAATAATATTTACAGTCGTGATAAAATCAAGTCAATAATCAAGAGTTACTGGAGAAATATTCACTTGTTCAAATTGAGATATAAGATAAGAATATTAAGAAATATTTTACTCGGTCTTAGAGATTTGTTGTCTATTTGTAAAAATGTGCAATGA
- a CDS encoding O-antigen translocase, producing MVKLISFIIDNLSKNRVIKVFSLTSVSTFVRMMTGFVSVKVISVMIGPSGVALLGQLNNFSSIILAFGSGGINSGITKYVAELKNNQEKVKSYIGTGTFVTLASTLLFGFSLIIFSNKLSFCILLTAKYSYVFTVFGTTLIFYTFNAFLLSILNGFQQFRLFVIISIFSSIFGLLISICLVCLWGIDGALINSVTSQSFLLFITIYFIRKHNFEWLSKSYLLHKFQISIAIKYFNFFVMTLAASLGAPVAQLLIRSYLMKSFSMKDAGCWEGINKVSNMYLMVITSSFGIYYLPRLSELKESLLIKKEIYSAFKIVIPCLLGFLPLIFLFRNQIISILFSNEFRSMNQLFAWQLVGDFLKISSWLIAYLMLAKAMMKQFVITEISFSISYICFVFLFCNLFGFQGVVIGYSLNYFIYLITIYFLIFRNIHKIAYKETKPEKSPYDWKESVT from the coding sequence GTGGTAAAATTAATCTCATTTATTATTGATAACCTAAGCAAAAATAGAGTTATTAAAGTCTTTTCATTAACATCTGTTTCTACTTTCGTCAGAATGATGACAGGTTTCGTAAGTGTGAAAGTCATTTCAGTCATGATTGGTCCAAGTGGAGTTGCGTTACTTGGACAATTAAATAATTTTTCTTCGATAATTTTAGCTTTTGGATCTGGAGGGATAAACAGCGGAATTACCAAATATGTAGCTGAATTAAAAAATAATCAGGAAAAGGTTAAATCATATATCGGTACTGGTACGTTTGTCACCCTAGCAAGCACTTTGTTGTTTGGTTTTTCCCTCATAATTTTTTCAAATAAATTAAGCTTTTGTATTCTACTAACAGCAAAATATTCATATGTTTTTACTGTTTTTGGAACCACATTAATCTTTTATACATTTAATGCATTCTTACTTTCAATTTTGAATGGATTCCAACAATTTCGGTTGTTTGTAATTATCTCCATATTTTCAAGTATTTTTGGTCTTCTAATTTCAATATGTCTTGTATGTTTATGGGGCATAGATGGAGCCCTAATTAATTCAGTAACGAGTCAAAGCTTTTTGCTGTTCATAACAATTTACTTTATCAGGAAACATAATTTTGAATGGCTTTCTAAAAGTTATCTATTACATAAATTCCAAATATCCATAGCAATAAAATACTTTAACTTTTTTGTCATGACTTTAGCAGCCTCTCTCGGTGCTCCGGTCGCACAATTGTTAATTCGTAGCTATTTGATGAAATCCTTTTCTATGAAAGATGCAGGATGCTGGGAAGGCATAAATAAGGTTTCCAACATGTACCTAATGGTTATCACTTCATCATTTGGGATTTACTACTTACCAAGGCTATCTGAGTTAAAAGAATCCTTGCTAATTAAAAAGGAGATTTATTCTGCGTTCAAAATAGTAATTCCCTGCTTGTTGGGTTTTTTGCCACTCATATTTTTATTTCGCAATCAAATTATTTCCATATTGTTTTCAAATGAATTTCGTTCAATGAATCAATTATTTGCATGGCAATTAGTTGGTGATTTTCTTAAAATATCAAGTTGGCTGATTGCGTATCTGATGCTTGCAAAAGCAATGATGAAACAATTTGTAATAACAGAAATTTCCTTTTCAATATCATATATTTGTTTTGTATTTCTTTTTTGCAATCTATTTGGTTTTCAAGGTGTTGTCATAGGTTATTCGCTTAATTATTTTATATACTTAATTACAATTTATTTTCTAATATTTAGAAACATCCACAAGATTGCTTATAAAGAGACAAAACCTGAAAAATCTCCATATGATTGGAAAGAATCTGTTACGTAA
- a CDS encoding DUF2304 domain-containing protein, with the protein MEITITARIIFGATSILITAFILYFIGNNSIKEKYSLLWLPLAFLFLFFGLFPNLLVKISSLIHLHYITVILLCVIFIFTCMLLYLTIRLSSLREDVKKLAQEISIFKAKKNAA; encoded by the coding sequence ATGGAAATCACCATAACGGCACGGATCATCTTCGGCGCCACCAGCATCCTTATCACCGCCTTTATTCTGTATTTCATCGGCAACAACTCTATCAAAGAGAAATACAGCCTGTTGTGGCTGCCACTTGCTTTTCTCTTTCTTTTTTTCGGCTTGTTTCCGAATTTGCTTGTAAAAATCTCGTCGCTCATCCATCTGCATTATATCACCGTGATACTCCTCTGCGTCATCTTCATTTTCACCTGCATGCTTCTCTATCTTACGATAAGGCTTTCGTCGCTCAGGGAGGACGTAAAAAAACTTGCCCAGGAAATCTCCATTTTCAAGGCCAAGAAAAATGCAGCCTGA
- a CDS encoding tRNA-uridine aminocarboxypropyltransferase translates to MKTTLPVSSSEKIDKNSACKKCLRPQGQCICGKVTSLNASVKVLILQHPREQYKLLNSAMLAHLALANSVLRVGLSWRNLSHALGEEADPQKWGILFLKGIIDPSRKIELYDTQKKRLLPIKTRFEGIVVLDGSWKQAKTMWWRNPWLLKLTRITLNPVHKSMRGQVKKEGLATVEAVALALDCLGEDVGVGESLRKQYEEKIIKLNSGRLN, encoded by the coding sequence ATGAAAACGACTCTTCCGGTCAGTTCATCTGAAAAGATTGATAAAAATTCCGCATGTAAAAAATGCCTGCGCCCGCAAGGGCAATGCATATGCGGAAAGGTCACTTCATTAAACGCATCCGTAAAGGTACTCATTCTCCAGCACCCGCGGGAACAATACAAACTGCTTAACTCGGCGATGCTTGCCCATTTAGCGCTTGCCAACAGTGTTCTTCGCGTCGGTCTTTCCTGGCGCAATTTGTCCCACGCTCTTGGAGAAGAAGCAGATCCGCAGAAATGGGGCATATTATTCTTAAAAGGAATAATAGACCCTTCACGGAAAATCGAACTCTACGATACTCAGAAAAAACGGCTTCTCCCCATTAAAACGAGATTTGAAGGAATTGTTGTGCTGGATGGTTCATGGAAGCAGGCCAAGACGATGTGGTGGCGCAATCCATGGCTGCTCAAATTGACCAGGATAACGCTGAACCCAGTTCACAAATCAATGCGTGGCCAAGTGAAAAAGGAAGGGCTTGCGACGGTTGAAGCCGTGGCGCTCGCGTTGGATTGTTTGGGGGAGGATGTCGGCGTGGGAGAGTCGTTGAGAAAGCAGTATGAGGAGAAGATTATTAAGCTGAATTCGGGGCGACTGAATTAA
- a CDS encoding thiamine pyrophosphate-binding protein — MKVVDYIAEYLQSSGTKHVFGFQGGSITPLIDAIGKTGSIEYVQNYHEQASAFCADAYARISGKLGIAIGSNGPGFTNLISGIANAYLDSIPCLFITGQVNTTDINISENIRQNGFQEVGTIDIVKPITKYAVTIKHSSRIKFELDKAIHIATSRRKGAVLIDLPLDIQFEEIDKSTLISYVPQEKDLPIDTMPIQTTIAMIESSERPLVLIGGGVRNSGAVEELNRFIALTAIPTVSTLMGLDVFTPNNYGFCGIYGNTYANLSAYNSDLLLVLGSRLSKRQFGKSREKYAPHARIIHVDIDENEFGHSVDAEATINADIRLFLRELNKAISLRSTKSGRFSKWLKKLDDWKIKYAKSALLNSKNFDPVQVVAEISRTIPNGSIICSDVGQNQMWLAQGFELKYNQRILNSGGLGCMGFSLPAAIGAKVASPQSTVAAFMGDGGFQMNLQELQLIAQRQPGIKCIVFNNHTLGMIKEMQKKFFNENYLGTEIGYQAPNLRLLADAYGLRYLKIQTMRQLDFFSDIWKDNDSYIIEIEINQENTYVLNRHNEERIYGEIESL; from the coding sequence ATGAAAGTTGTTGATTATATAGCTGAATATTTGCAATCATCAGGCACCAAACATGTTTTCGGGTTTCAGGGGGGGTCTATTACTCCGTTAATAGATGCCATCGGCAAAACAGGGAGCATCGAATATGTTCAGAATTATCATGAACAGGCTTCGGCCTTCTGTGCCGATGCTTATGCACGGATCAGCGGAAAATTAGGCATAGCAATAGGTTCTAACGGACCCGGCTTTACCAATCTCATCAGTGGCATTGCTAATGCCTATCTTGACTCCATTCCCTGTCTGTTCATTACTGGACAGGTAAATACGACCGATATCAATATATCCGAAAACATACGTCAGAATGGTTTTCAGGAAGTAGGTACAATTGATATTGTAAAACCTATTACTAAATATGCAGTAACTATCAAGCATAGTTCAAGAATAAAATTTGAATTGGATAAGGCCATCCATATTGCCACAAGCCGCCGGAAAGGGGCTGTTTTGATTGATCTGCCTCTTGATATACAGTTCGAAGAAATAGATAAAAGTACTCTGATCAGCTATGTTCCCCAGGAAAAAGACCTCCCTATTGATACGATGCCAATTCAAACGACAATTGCAATGATTGAATCTTCAGAAAGACCTCTAGTCCTTATAGGCGGCGGCGTTAGAAATTCAGGCGCTGTAGAAGAACTTAATAGATTTATTGCCCTGACCGCTATTCCTACTGTTTCAACGTTAATGGGATTGGACGTTTTTACCCCGAACAATTACGGGTTTTGCGGTATTTACGGAAATACCTATGCCAATCTGTCGGCCTACAATTCGGATCTGCTGTTGGTTCTGGGATCCAGACTATCAAAACGGCAATTTGGTAAAAGCAGGGAAAAATATGCACCGCATGCTCGAATAATTCATGTAGATATTGACGAAAATGAATTCGGACATTCCGTAGACGCAGAAGCGACAATCAATGCTGATATCAGATTGTTTCTACGGGAACTCAACAAAGCCATTTCACTCCGGAGTACTAAATCCGGTCGTTTTTCAAAATGGCTTAAAAAACTTGATGACTGGAAAATCAAATACGCAAAAAGTGCCCTCCTCAATTCCAAAAATTTTGACCCCGTGCAGGTTGTAGCGGAAATAAGCCGGACAATCCCGAATGGATCAATAATATGTTCCGATGTAGGTCAAAATCAGATGTGGCTCGCGCAGGGTTTTGAACTTAAGTACAATCAGAGGATTTTGAATTCGGGTGGCCTCGGCTGCATGGGATTTTCTTTACCTGCCGCCATAGGCGCAAAAGTAGCCAGCCCCCAAAGCACTGTTGCAGCTTTTATGGGAGATGGCGGATTTCAAATGAACCTACAAGAATTGCAGCTCATTGCTCAAAGACAGCCAGGTATTAAATGCATAGTGTTCAATAATCATACGCTTGGCATGATAAAAGAAATGCAGAAGAAATTTTTTAATGAAAATTATCTTGGGACAGAAATCGGATATCAGGCCCCCAATCTTCGGCTATTAGCTGACGCGTATGGATTGCGCTATCTAAAAATACAAACCATGCGGCAGCTAGATTTTTTTTCTGACATTTGGAAAGATAATGATTCATACATAATAGAAATAGAAATAAATCAGGAAAACACTTATGTCCTGAATCGGCATAATGAAGAAAGAATATACGGAGAAATAGAATCCCTCTAA
- a CDS encoding glycosyltransferase family 1 protein — protein sequence MIRVGIDGRALQGNRTGIGRYVYELCRRLDKEFTETIFFIYTNRHLDLPCVNNRWILRCDTSLWGRILRPVLWTKLRAGFLCKKDNLNFFWGPTTFLPKLSDNVKTVVTVHDINYRIVPQTMKFTHLWAHRLFFKADLLRANARIANSPGTAQKIIEYFSTSVTAIIRPSVDKRFVPKTQTEIKEVLVALRIHKPYLLALGTIEPRKNLPVVLESFLRLKRRGDLEGYVLVMVGAHGWKDKKIIAMAEREPSIIRLGFVCDEYLPYLYGGTEIFVYPSLYEGYGMPVLEALKCGTKVVTTNIPEIREIGGDNRVVYVEPNIESVMTGIMKMKNCKLGETPELPSQTWTDGGETMAKVFASLS from the coding sequence ATGATTCGTGTTGGAATTGATGGGCGAGCCCTCCAGGGCAATCGTACCGGTATCGGCCGATATGTTTATGAATTATGCCGCAGGCTAGATAAAGAATTCACGGAGACAATATTCTTTATCTACACAAACAGACATTTAGACCTTCCATGTGTTAACAACCGATGGATTCTTCGTTGTGATACTTCTCTTTGGGGCCGTATCCTAAGACCGGTATTATGGACTAAGCTGAGAGCCGGCTTTTTATGCAAAAAGGATAACTTGAATTTTTTCTGGGGACCTACAACTTTTCTTCCAAAATTATCTGACAATGTTAAAACTGTTGTAACGGTCCATGATATTAATTATCGAATAGTTCCTCAAACCATGAAATTTACCCACCTATGGGCCCACCGTCTGTTTTTCAAAGCCGATTTGTTGAGGGCAAATGCCCGTATTGCTAATTCTCCAGGAACCGCTCAAAAAATCATAGAATATTTCTCGACTTCCGTTACCGCTATAATACGACCTTCTGTTGACAAACGGTTTGTTCCAAAGACTCAAACGGAAATTAAGGAGGTCTTAGTCGCTTTGAGAATCCATAAACCGTATTTACTGGCGCTTGGCACAATTGAGCCCCGGAAGAATCTTCCCGTTGTGTTAGAATCATTTCTGCGATTGAAGAGACGAGGGGACTTGGAGGGATATGTGCTTGTTATGGTTGGGGCTCACGGTTGGAAGGATAAGAAAATAATTGCGATGGCGGAAAGAGAGCCTTCCATCATACGTCTAGGCTTTGTTTGCGATGAATATTTGCCATATTTGTACGGGGGAACAGAAATATTTGTTTATCCCTCGCTCTATGAGGGCTACGGAATGCCGGTGCTCGAAGCACTAAAATGCGGTACTAAAGTGGTAACAACGAATATTCCCGAAATACGCGAGATCGGCGGCGACAATCGAGTCGTATATGTTGAGCCAAACATTGAGAGCGTGATGACTGGAATTATGAAAATGAAGAACTGCAAATTGGGCGAAACCCCGGAACTCCCCAGCCAGACATGGACGGATGGTGGAGAAACCATGGCGAAAGTCTTCGCATCATTGTCATGA
- a CDS encoding acyltransferase, giving the protein MKDCRLLLLNVIAYILSIFTNSKLSKATQYIIDKTYSIYLSRQFFKIGKNSFWEFPAFIHGPDKISIGKNFYAFPRLRIEAFEKHLGAKFSPSIIIGNNVSINYDCHIACINRIEIGNHVVIASRVFITDHYHGEASKQALETPPDQRTLVSKGPVIIEDNVLIGEGVAIMPNVRIGKNAIIGANSVITHDIKANTVVAGVPVKVIKDFS; this is encoded by the coding sequence ATGAAAGATTGTCGTTTGCTATTACTCAATGTTATCGCTTATATATTATCAATTTTCACAAATAGCAAATTATCAAAAGCTACCCAATATATAATTGATAAGACATATTCCATTTATCTATCCAGACAATTCTTCAAAATCGGCAAAAATTCATTTTGGGAATTTCCTGCTTTCATCCATGGTCCTGATAAAATTTCAATCGGTAAAAACTTTTATGCATTTCCACGTCTGCGAATTGAGGCATTTGAAAAACATTTAGGAGCGAAATTCTCCCCTTCCATTATCATCGGAAACAACGTCTCCATAAATTATGACTGTCACATAGCTTGCATAAATAGGATTGAAATCGGGAACCACGTTGTTATTGCAAGCCGGGTATTTATTACCGACCATTATCACGGTGAAGCTTCAAAACAGGCTCTTGAAACACCGCCGGATCAACGCACATTGGTTTCTAAGGGACCGGTGATAATCGAAGACAATGTATTGATTGGTGAAGGTGTTGCTATTATGCCCAATGTGCGTATCGGTAAAAATGCTATCATAGGTGCGAATTCAGTGATTACTCATGATATTAAAGCCAACACTGTTGTTGCCGGTGTTCCTGTAAAAGTAATCAAAGATTTTTCTTGA
- a CDS encoding glycosyltransferase family 1 protein, which yields MKSNKARSCLRMNIFIDLTGLRRSITGIENYTLHFAKTLLNMDNKNEYHFLFRRNIHPDFQDPVNLSSRFTFSISKFKSQFLTEQLFIPWFLANHNFDFAFFPCFPPGLFVIHKKLVFLCHDAVMWKYPKTLSLKNKLYFRPLAENALWKASLVCTNSESSREDIGHYFPNVHERTINIGAAISDKYSEFDSAMIPKVLRKFGISRKYLLCVSSLEPRKNIPFIVTTTAEILRKHDLLLVLVGRAAWGRTAIDKAIQRVNISERVVRTGYVSLNDLKCLYSAAEVFLFPSLYEGFGFPILEAFACGCPVITSNVSSMPHVAGDAALLIDPTSEEDMKRAIHAILRQEHVRSALISKGSQQLSKFSWTLSCERFVHTLEKLNNQLGEHLRASAAKEK from the coding sequence ATGAAAAGCAATAAAGCGCGCAGCTGTTTAAGAATGAATATCTTTATTGATTTAACTGGATTGAGACGTTCAATAACTGGTATTGAGAACTACACACTACATTTCGCAAAAACATTGTTGAACATGGATAACAAGAATGAATATCATTTTCTTTTCAGAAGGAATATTCATCCAGATTTCCAAGACCCTGTCAATCTTTCTTCCCGGTTCACGTTTTCGATTTCCAAGTTTAAATCACAGTTTCTTACAGAACAGCTTTTTATTCCCTGGTTCCTTGCAAACCATAATTTCGACTTTGCCTTTTTTCCTTGCTTTCCACCAGGATTATTTGTTATACACAAAAAACTTGTTTTCTTGTGTCACGATGCCGTAATGTGGAAATACCCTAAAACCCTCTCACTCAAGAATAAGTTGTACTTCAGACCTCTAGCGGAAAATGCTCTTTGGAAGGCAAGTTTGGTGTGCACAAATTCAGAATCCTCAAGGGAAGACATAGGTCATTATTTCCCTAATGTCCACGAAAGGACAATTAATATAGGAGCTGCAATTAGCGATAAGTACTCTGAATTTGATAGTGCGATGATTCCGAAGGTCCTCAGAAAGTTTGGCATTAGCAGAAAATACCTTCTTTGTGTTAGTTCGCTGGAACCCAGAAAGAATATTCCCTTTATCGTTACTACAACCGCAGAGATTCTCAGAAAACATGATCTGTTGCTGGTTTTGGTAGGAAGAGCTGCTTGGGGCAGAACTGCCATTGATAAGGCTATTCAAAGGGTCAACATTTCAGAACGAGTAGTAAGAACCGGATATGTAAGTCTAAACGACTTAAAATGTCTCTATAGTGCTGCGGAAGTTTTCCTGTTTCCATCCTTATATGAGGGTTTCGGTTTTCCGATTCTTGAAGCATTCGCGTGCGGCTGCCCTGTGATTACGTCCAATGTTTCTTCAATGCCGCACGTTGCAGGGGATGCTGCATTGTTAATCGACCCCACGAGTGAAGAGGACATGAAGAGAGCGATTCATGCCATCCTGAGACAGGAGCATGTAAGAAGTGCCCTGATTTCAAAAGGGAGTCAGCAGTTAAGCAAATTCAGTTGGACTCTGAGCTGTGAGAGGTTTGTGCACACATTGGAAAAGCTAAATAACCAACTTGGAGAACACTTGCGGGCTAGTGCAGCGAAGGAAAAATGA
- a CDS encoding cellulase family glycosylhydrolase, with translation MRNGMYAIIDWHGYENQHAFLYSELIPLWTSIAQRYKNEPGVAIYELWNEPKCVGKAGADSLRTWYKNAVDAIRKIDTQHIIMVSDWNAGWGWAIESMWAPHGTLIDIDPLSKKQIVYSKHMSAINERKGDGVDADNFSRKYNVPVFWGEVETDPNVNVIPISDQHILFKQMIDRLLKNNLCQGVEFWRIYDDAFEDDWKPLLDANCQQR, from the coding sequence ATAAGAAATGGAATGTATGCCATAATTGATTGGCACGGATATGAAAATCAACATGCCTTTCTATATTCTGAATTAATACCCTTGTGGACCTCAATAGCGCAAAGATACAAGAATGAACCTGGAGTCGCTATTTACGAATTGTGGAACGAACCGAAGTGCGTCGGCAAAGCGGGTGCCGATTCGCTCAGAACATGGTATAAAAATGCCGTAGATGCTATCCGGAAGATAGACACTCAACACATTATTATGGTTTCCGACTGGAATGCCGGATGGGGGTGGGCAATTGAATCAATGTGGGCACCACACGGCACGCTGATCGACATCGATCCTTTGAGCAAGAAACAAATCGTTTATAGCAAACACATGTCGGCTATAAATGAAAGAAAAGGCGATGGCGTAGATGCGGACAATTTCTCTCGCAAGTACAATGTTCCCGTCTTTTGGGGCGAAGTTGAAACGGATCCGAATGTTAACGTGATCCCAATATCCGACCAGCATATTCTATTCAAACAAATGATTGACAGACTTCTAAAGAACAACCTTTGCCAGGGCGTCGAGTTTTGGCGGATTTATGATGATGCATTTGAAGATGATTGGAAACCTCTATTGGATGCCAATTGTCAACAAAGGTAA
- a CDS encoding GDP-L-fucose synthase, with amino-acid sequence MHPSSKIFIAGHRGLVGSAITRKLREKGFTNLLEKTHSELDLTNQHAVEIFFADEKPEYVFLAAAKVGGIHANSTYPAEFIFSNMQVQMNIINAAWKFKTKKLMFLGSSCIYPKYCPQPMKEEHLLSGYLEPTNEPYALAKIAGIIMCRSYNKQYGTDFISVMPTNLYGPNDNYHPLNSHVLPALIRRFHEAKVNNAPNVMIWGTGNPTREFLYSDDLADACIFLMEKYTGNEIINIGSGQEVTIRDLANVVRSVVGFKGTVDFDPTKPDGTPRKLLDCSKLHGLGWRHKTQLNEGVRLAYEDFLKMLADAGRKDRF; translated from the coding sequence ATGCACCCCTCCTCAAAAATCTTCATCGCCGGCCACCGCGGTCTTGTTGGATCAGCAATAACCCGCAAGCTGCGGGAAAAAGGCTTTACCAACCTTCTTGAAAAGACGCACTCGGAGCTCGATTTGACGAACCAACATGCAGTGGAAATTTTTTTCGCGGATGAGAAGCCCGAATATGTCTTTCTCGCCGCTGCAAAGGTGGGCGGTATTCATGCCAACAGCACCTATCCTGCCGAGTTCATTTTCAGCAACATGCAGGTGCAGATGAATATCATCAACGCGGCGTGGAAGTTCAAGACCAAGAAACTGATGTTTCTGGGATCGTCATGCATTTATCCCAAGTATTGCCCGCAGCCCATGAAGGAGGAGCACCTGCTCTCCGGCTATCTGGAGCCGACCAATGAGCCTTACGCGCTTGCAAAGATCGCCGGCATCATCATGTGCAGGAGCTATAACAAACAGTACGGGACCGATTTTATTTCCGTGATGCCCACCAACCTCTACGGTCCCAACGACAATTATCACCCGCTCAATTCGCATGTGCTGCCCGCTCTCATTCGAAGGTTTCACGAGGCGAAAGTGAACAATGCGCCAAACGTGATGATCTGGGGAACCGGCAATCCGACGCGGGAATTTCTGTATTCGGACGACCTTGCCGACGCCTGTATTTTCCTCATGGAGAAATACACGGGAAATGAGATCATCAACATCGGGTCGGGTCAGGAAGTCACCATCCGCGACCTGGCGAATGTCGTCAGGAGCGTCGTGGGGTTCAAAGGCACAGTGGATTTTGATCCGACCAAGCCGGACGGCACGCCGCGGAAGCTGCTTGACTGTTCAAAACTCCACGGTCTTGGTTGGCGGCATAAGACCCAATTAAATGAGGGTGTAAGGCTGGCGTATGAAGACTTCTTGAAGATGCTTGCGGATGCGGGCAGGAAAGACAGGTTTTGA